The genomic interval AAGAATTCCCCGAGATCACCCTGGTCACCACCCAGAACGGCCGCCAGGACCGCTCGGTCGCGCTGGGCGTGGTCGAGAACATGATCCAGTCGCATCCGAACCTGGCCGGCATCTTCTCGGTCAACGACGGCGGGGCCATGGGCGCGCTGGCCGCGATCCAGGGCTCGGGCAAGGACATCAAGCTGACTTCGGTGGACGGTGCGCCGGAAGCGGTGCAGGCCATCGCTGCGGGCGGCCCGTTCATCGAGACCACCGCGCAATTCCCGCGCGATCAGGTCCGCGTCGGCCTGGCCATGGCGCTGGCGCAGAAATGGGGCGCCCGCGTGGTGCCGAAGGAAGTGCCGATCGACGTCATGGTCGTTGACGCCGAGAACGCTGCCGAGTTCAGCTGGTAAGGGTTCCTCCCCGCGCCCGCCCCCGCATGTCGCGGGGGCGGGGCATTTCCCAGCCATTCAGGAGGGCATCATGCTGGAACTGAACGGAATCCGAAAAAGCTTCGGCAAGATCGAGGTCCTGCACGGCGTCGACATGCAGGTCCGCGCCGGCGAGGTCCATGCGCTTCTGGGCGAGAACGGCGCCGGCAAGTCCACGCTGATGAAGATCCTTTGCGGCATCATCCAGCCCAGCGAGGGCACGATCCGCATCGAGGGGACCGAGCGCCATTTCGCCGATTACGACCAGGCCATCGCCGCCGGCATCGGCATCGTGTTCCAGGAATTCAGCCTGATCCCCTATCTGGACGCGGTCGAGAACATGTTCCTGGCGCGCGAGATGCGCGGACCGCTGGGGATGCTGGACCGCAAGGCGATGCGCAAGCGCGCCGCCGAGATCATGCGCCAACTGGCCGTCGACGTGGCCCTGGACGTGCCGGTGCACCGCCTCTCGGTCGCCGAGCAGCAATTCGTCGAGATCGCCAAGGCGCTGTCGCTCGATGCCCGCATCCTGGTGCTGGACGAGCCGACCGCGACCCTGACCCCCTCCGAGGTCGAGCACCTGTTCAAGGTCATGCGCGAGCTGCGCAGGCAGGGCGTGGCGATCATCTTCATCTCGCATCACCTCGAAGAGATCTTCGAGATCTGCGACCGCATCACAGTCCTGCGCGACGGCGAATTCATCGGCTCCTGCGCGGTTTCCGAGGTCGATAACGATCGACTGGTCGAGATGATGGTCGGCCGGCGGATCGAGAACAACTTCCCGCCCAAGCCCGCTGCCAACCCTTCGGCCCCGGTGGTGGTCGAGGTCGAGGAGGTGCAGTTGAAGAAGGGCGGCCCCGTCTCGCGCTTCGCCCTGCGCAAGGGCGAGATCCTGGGCTTTGCCGGGCTGGTCGGCTCGGGCCGCACGGAAACGGTGCTGGCCATGCTGGGCGCATACCCGGCCCAGTGCTGCAAGGTCAGGGTGGACGGGATCGAGAAACGCTTCCGCGGCCCGGACGAGGGGCTGGCGCATGGCATCGGCCTCTTGCCCGAAAGCCGCAAGGAGCAGGGGCTGATCACCAGCTTCTCGATCCTGCAGAACGTCTCGCTGAACAATTACGGCAAGTATCGCAAGAACCACTGGTTCATCGACCTCAAGAAGGAACTGGCCGCGACGCAGGCCGCCATGGCGCAGGTTCGCGTCAAGGCGCAGGGGCCGCATGCCCGCGTCGACACCCTGTCGGGCGGTAACCAGCAGAAGGTCGTCATCGCCCGCTGGCTGAACCACGACATGCAGGTGCTGATCTTCGACGAGCCGACGCGCGGCATCGATGTCGGCGCCAAGGCGGAAATCTATGCGCTGATGCGCGCCTTCACCGAGAAGGGCGGCGCCATCATCATGATCTCGTCCGAACTGCCCGAGGTGATCGGCATGTCCGACCGGGTCTGCGTGTTCCGCTCGGGCGGGATCGTGGCCACGGTCGAGGGCGAGCAGATCGATTCCGAAACCATCATGACCCATGCTACGACCGGGAGAGTTGAACATGTCGCATGACGCAAACACCGGCGCGGCCGGGAAAACCGGCGGCTTCTCGTTTGGCCGCCTGCTGCATTCGCCCCTGGCGCTGCCGCTGATCGGGCTGATCGTCGTCTCGATCCTGATGGGGCTGGCCAGTGACAATTTCTTCAGCCTGAACAATATCCTGAACGTGCTGCGGCAGGTGTCGGTCGTCGGCATCCTTGCGGTCGGCATGACCTTCGTGATCCTGACCGGCGGCATCGACCTGTCGGTCGGCGCGGTCATGGCGCTGGTCGGCACGCTGAGCGCGGGGATGATGGTCAACATGGGCCTGCCCGCGCCGGCGGCGCTGCTTGTCGGGCTGCTGATCGGCTTGGGCATCGGGCTGGCGAACGGCGTGCTGGTCGCCTGGGGCCGGATGCCGGCGATCATCGTGACGCTGGCCACCATGGGCATGGCGCGCGGGCTGGGCCTGATCTATTCCGGCGGCTATCCGATCAGCGGCATCCCCAGCTGGATTTCCTGGTTCGGGGTGGGGCGCATCGGCGTGGTGCCGGTGCCGGTCATCATCATGGTGGTGATCTATGCCGTGGCCTGGGTGCTCTTGCAGCGCACTGCCTTCGGCCGCCATGTCTATGCGCTTGGCGGCAACGAGACCGCGGCGCGGCTTTCCGGCGTCAAGACCCAGCGCGTCAAGCTGGCGGTCTACGGCATCTCGGGCCTGACCTCGGCGCTGGCCGCGGTGATCCTGACCGGGCGGCTGATGAGCGGCCAGCCCAATGCCGGCCAGGGCTTCGAGCTTGACGCCATCGCCGCCGTGGTTCTGGGCGGCACCGCCATCTCGGGCGGGCGCGGGCTGATCCTGGGCACGCTGATCGGCGCGGTGCTGCTGGGCATCCTGAACAACGGCCTGAACCTGATGGGCATCAACCCCTATCTGCAGGACGTCATCAAGGGCGCGATCATCCTGCTGGCCATCTATATCGGGCGCGAATGGCGCTGAGCCTCGCCCAACCCATTCGAAAGACAGGAGAACGGAATGTCTGAATCGCTGGACGGCAAGATCGCCGTCATCACCGGCGCGGCCTCGGGGATCGGGCTGGCCACCACCGAGCGGCTGCTGGATCGCGGCGCCACCGTGGTCATGGCGGACCGCAACCAGGCCGCGCTGGCCGAACTGGCCGGCAAGCTGGGCGAGCGCGCGATCCCGCAGGTGACGGACCTGCTGGACAGCGACAGCTGCGCCGCCATGATCCCCGAGGTGCTGGCCAAGGTCGATCACATCGACATCCTCTATTGCAATGCCGGCACCTATATCGGCGGCGACCTGACCGAGACGACGCCCGAGGCGATCGACCGGATGCTGAACCTGAACGTGAACGCGGTGATGAAGAACGTCCATGCGGTCGTGCCGCACATGAGCGCGCGCAAGACCGGCGACATCGTCGTCACCTGCTCGATCGCCGGGCATTTCCCGACCTGGTGGGAGCCGGTCTATGCCGCCTCGAAATGGGCGATGACCTGTTTCGTGCAGACCATGCGCCGGCAGATGATCCCGCACGGGGTGCGGGTCATGCAGGTCTCGCCCGGCCCGGTGGTCTCGGCGCTGCTGGCCGACTGGCCCGAGGAGAACCTGCGCAAGGCGAAGGAATCCGGCAGCCTGATCGACGCGGAAGAGGTCGCGGATGCGGTCGAATACATGCTGACCCGCAAGCGCACCGTCACCATCCGCGACATGCTGGTGCTGCCGACCAATTTCGACCGCGTCTGACGCCCGGCACCCGGAACGGAGAAGCGCCATGGACCAGTATCTGATCGGCATCGACGTGGGCACCGGCTCGGCCCGGGCCGGGGTCTTCGACCGCGCGGGCCGCCTGCTTGCCACCGCCAAGCGCCCCATCGAGATGCATCGCGAGCGCGGCGTGATCGCCGAACAGTCCAGCGAGCAAGTCTGGCGCGCGGTCTGCGACTCCGTCCGGGAATGCGTGACCCGCGCCGGGATCGACCCGGCGCGCGTCACGGGCATCGGCTTCGATGCCACCTGCTCCCTTGTCGTCCGCGGGGCGGGGGATGCGACGCTGCCGGTGGGCGATCCCGCCCACCCCGAGCGCGACATCATCGTCTGGATGGACCACCGCGCCGTCGAGCAGGCCGAGCGCATCAATGCGCAAGGCCATGACGTGCTGAAATATGTCGGCACCCGCATCTCGCCCGAGATGGAGACGCCGAAGCTTCTGTGGCTCAGTGAGAACCGGCCCGAGGTCTATGCGGCGGCGGCGCATTTCTTCGACCTGACCGACTTCCTGACCTGGAAGACGACCGGGGCGCTGGAGCGGTCCGCCTGCACCGTCACCTGCAAATGGACCTATCTGGCGCATGAAGGGCGCTGGGACGCGGATTATTTCCGCCAGATCGGGCTGGGCGATCTGGCCGATGACGGTTTCGCCCGCATCGGTGCCCGCGTCGTCGATCCCGGCACGCCGCTGGGGCAGGGGCTGACCGAGGCCGCGGCCGGGGCCATGGGCCTGCGCCCCGGCATCGCCGTGGCGGCGGGGCTGATCGACGCCCATGCCGGCGGCGTCGGCACAGTCGCGGCCGGGGGCGATGCGACGGCCTGCCTGGGCTATGTCTTCGGCACCTCCTCCTGCACCATGACCACCACGCGTGAGCCGGCCTTCGTGCCGGGCGTCTGGGGCCCCTATTACTCCGCCATGGTGCCCGGCAAGTGGCTGAACGAGGGCGGGCAATCCGCCGCCGGCGCCGCCATCGACCAGCTGGTGCAGCTGCATCCCGCCACGGCCGAGGCGACGGCGCTGGCCGAGGCGGCGGGCAAATCGCTGCCGCAATGGCTGGCCGACCGGGCGCTGGAGCTGGCGGGCGATGCCAGCGCCGCCGTGCGGCTGGCGGACGAGCTGCATGTGGTGCCCGAATTCCTGGGCAACCGCGCGCCCTTCGCCG from Paracoccus sp. MA carries:
- a CDS encoding sugar ABC transporter ATP-binding protein, translating into MLELNGIRKSFGKIEVLHGVDMQVRAGEVHALLGENGAGKSTLMKILCGIIQPSEGTIRIEGTERHFADYDQAIAAGIGIVFQEFSLIPYLDAVENMFLAREMRGPLGMLDRKAMRKRAAEIMRQLAVDVALDVPVHRLSVAEQQFVEIAKALSLDARILVLDEPTATLTPSEVEHLFKVMRELRRQGVAIIFISHHLEEIFEICDRITVLRDGEFIGSCAVSEVDNDRLVEMMVGRRIENNFPPKPAANPSAPVVVEVEEVQLKKGGPVSRFALRKGEILGFAGLVGSGRTETVLAMLGAYPAQCCKVRVDGIEKRFRGPDEGLAHGIGLLPESRKEQGLITSFSILQNVSLNNYGKYRKNHWFIDLKKELAATQAAMAQVRVKAQGPHARVDTLSGGNQQKVVIARWLNHDMQVLIFDEPTRGIDVGAKAEIYALMRAFTEKGGAIIMISSELPEVIGMSDRVCVFRSGGIVATVEGEQIDSETIMTHATTGRVEHVA
- a CDS encoding ABC transporter permease: MSHDANTGAAGKTGGFSFGRLLHSPLALPLIGLIVVSILMGLASDNFFSLNNILNVLRQVSVVGILAVGMTFVILTGGIDLSVGAVMALVGTLSAGMMVNMGLPAPAALLVGLLIGLGIGLANGVLVAWGRMPAIIVTLATMGMARGLGLIYSGGYPISGIPSWISWFGVGRIGVVPVPVIIMVVIYAVAWVLLQRTAFGRHVYALGGNETAARLSGVKTQRVKLAVYGISGLTSALAAVILTGRLMSGQPNAGQGFELDAIAAVVLGGTAISGGRGLILGTLIGAVLLGILNNGLNLMGINPYLQDVIKGAIILLAIYIGREWR
- a CDS encoding SDR family oxidoreductase, producing the protein MSESLDGKIAVITGAASGIGLATTERLLDRGATVVMADRNQAALAELAGKLGERAIPQVTDLLDSDSCAAMIPEVLAKVDHIDILYCNAGTYIGGDLTETTPEAIDRMLNLNVNAVMKNVHAVVPHMSARKTGDIVVTCSIAGHFPTWWEPVYAASKWAMTCFVQTMRRQMIPHGVRVMQVSPGPVVSALLADWPEENLRKAKESGSLIDAEEVADAVEYMLTRKRTVTIRDMLVLPTNFDRV
- a CDS encoding FGGY-family carbohydrate kinase; the protein is MDQYLIGIDVGTGSARAGVFDRAGRLLATAKRPIEMHRERGVIAEQSSEQVWRAVCDSVRECVTRAGIDPARVTGIGFDATCSLVVRGAGDATLPVGDPAHPERDIIVWMDHRAVEQAERINAQGHDVLKYVGTRISPEMETPKLLWLSENRPEVYAAAAHFFDLTDFLTWKTTGALERSACTVTCKWTYLAHEGRWDADYFRQIGLGDLADDGFARIGARVVDPGTPLGQGLTEAAAGAMGLRPGIAVAAGLIDAHAGGVGTVAAGGDATACLGYVFGTSSCTMTTTREPAFVPGVWGPYYSAMVPGKWLNEGGQSAAGAAIDQLVQLHPATAEATALAEAAGKSLPQWLADRALELAGDASAAVRLADELHVVPEFLGNRAPFADPHARAVIMGQGMETGPDSLVALYVAGICGLGYGLRQIIETQAQNGAPVQTISVSGGAGAHPLTRQLLADATGLPVEVTECPEPVLLGSAMLGAVAAGLFPDLLTAMPAMSRIATRCAPDPASRARQDARHAAFLALQSTARQIRTAMAALSPN